The genomic window TGTTTCCATGCATGCTTTTCGCTGTCGTACTACAAGCCCTGGCTCTGTGAACATATATGCATTGCACGACACCTACAACCAATGAAACGGCCCCAAttttatgacatcacaagtgggagtgtttGCCCAGGAGTATGAAGGGCAGATCAACCTACCAGCCTTCTTGATACAGTCCACTGAATGGGGCTCTACGGAGATTTGTCACATACATTTGAAATCACAAGTTGCTATTCAAAAAGCATTTTAAACATTGTGTAAAATGGAATATAACGACAAATTGAATCCCAAGACCAAACATCTATGCTCATGCTATGAAATAAAAACGCCTTGGTGTTATATATCCATGGTAACTCACTGTTCAACAGCAACTGTGGAATTCTTTCTGATAATAATGTCCTTGTTTACCAATGCCTGTTTGCTACAGGTCATAGCAGTGAATACAAATACTGCTTCTAGTTCGAGTCCATGTCGAGTGGTGTCACAGATTGCAGTTGGAGAGTTTTTTATTCAGCAGACGCAGTATAGTTGGGCAGTACTCTGTCTGCCCTTGATAGGCATATTCTGTACTAATAATTCATCCGATTTCTGGAGTATGTACATGAAATGTCATAAATACATGCCCTTAACATAATCAGAAACAGTTGACTGTAAAATTATACTTGTAACGATGTTTAGAAAAGAAATAGCTAGCTATTTTGTCGCTGCCAAGAAATTGAAAATTTAATGAATTGTGATAGGCCTACTTAATTGAATTTAAAAGCGTCTTAAATGTCTTTGAATTTGAAGACATTTTAGATGGGAGGATTAGTTTGGTATGTTTTTGCCCTTGAATGACTGGATGCACATCTCTTGTGACGTTCTCCATTTATAAAACACAGGAGAAAATAGTTATAGCGGACAGACGACTGGTTTCCCCCCCTTTGCTTTACAAGTTAAAAAATCCCATTTAGTGGGTAACGTTTTAACGTAAGCAGAGCAAAAGGCTTCATATATAACATCAACTTAAATGCATAGAAATACAAATCAATCCAATAGTACAACACACTATATGGCAAGCAATACAGAATACAACATCCCCGATCACAGCTACTGGGaagcttcaaaataaaagtcttggTCATTGGCACTGGGAACAGGTGAAGGTGTAACTGTTGCAAACATACTGAAGGGAAAATGGGCTCTTTTGAGGGGAGGTGCAATCTACCTTGACCTAACCAGACATTAtgcgttttttgtttgtttttcgtaTTAAAGTCGCAATGATGTGTACATTTCAGCTAGCTCGTAGCTTACCATAACTGGGATATATCTTTAGTCAGAGCGGACCGATAGTGTCTTCAATAATGCTAACCCACCTACTAACTGGGAGGGGCATCATCTAACATAACATTGTGATTTTCAATCCAAACTCAAACATGGGACTTTAACACTGAAATAGAGCCACAGTACATCTCTGAGAAACACCCAAGTACAACACCGAAGTCCTTCGTTGTCGTTCCAGACTTCCAGTATCGATAAACGTACTACTGTCCAAAAAGGTGAGTGGATTATTGTTGttatcatttttatttcctTTCAAGGAATGCACGCCATGTGTCTGTCAAAGGCAAAACAGGACTACATTGGACGCAATCTTTCTCACAGTTCAGACATATTCtttgtttgaaaaaataaacaaacaaactacgCCGCAGATAAGTTATGTCACGACGTCTGCTAAGGCTTGACCGCGGGGAGTATAGATGCACAGTGATTCAAACAGCAGTTATAGTTTAACTTCAACAGTCTTTGTTAGCTATTTGGTTGGTGTCCAGACATCCCATAATGCACCAGGATGGCCAAGTCGGTGGTTTGTAAGCCGCTCGTTCACGCGGTAAAGTTTGAATACAATAATTGAGGGTTATTAAGTAGCCTCCTTCATGAtgcacatccctctctctcccgtgcGGTGGGAGGTTACGGATTGGATGTTTATTTTCTGTGCAACCAATGACGTGACAAGCAGCATTTAGCTGTGCACGTGTAATGCACACATAATGCAGATatcattaaaaatgtatttttcaaaATATAATTTTCCTATCATAACCCATGGTCCAGGGTACACATCCAACTTTATATGGAGCACACATGTATTTCACATTGTTTTTTACATCTTCACATATTTTTTGTAAAGATAATTTTTTATCTATCTATTAGAGGTATAATTTTAGTTTAAGTTTTGAATTATTATTCCAATTTACTATTCCCAGTCAGACTATCATTGTCCAGCGAAGCCTGTAGGGACTTGAATAAGGTAATTTCAATATATTGGATAATAAAATAGTTGTCTGTGTTGGAACATTTTAAATCTATTAGTTTGTGTCATGTTTGGCGTTTTGGTCAGCCAGGTTTTTTTTCAGCTTTCTTGTCCTGAAACCTTTTCTCTGTGATGCCTAGTGGAAACCCATCTGGTGtttcaaaattaaaacaaatgatGTGTTGGTGTGAAACGATGGATGTGAGATGATTTCTCCATCTCAAGCACAAGACTTCTCAATCGATGGAGTGAACAAAGGCTCAAGGCAAATATTGGTtttaaaaatagatatattttaGAAAAACGTTTTTAAATATGATGTCTCATATGGACTTTTGGACTTATTTTGTACGACATCTGAAGAGGCCGAGTACTTTTCCAAACAGCTGCAaccatgttttattattttaggaGAATTATGGTCAGTATGATAAATCAAGAAAGAAACACCCTCGAGACAGCTTCTCATATAACTAAGCATGCTTGGAAGCCGATGGCTATAATTGTCTTTGTCCACTAAAAGGGCTATAGTACTTTTACAATGTACCGGCAGACATTTAAAACTGTTGAGCCAAGCAAACAATAATTACTTTTTCTTATAAATGTATCGGCCTTATTATAGATGGATCTACCTTATTGTAAATGTACATGGCTTTATTGTAAATGTATTGGGTGTGTCTTGGTACATTTCAAGATGCCTAAGCTTGAAGGTTGTCTTTTGTTTCATTGTTTCCTTGTTCAGAACGACATATTTTTTATGACTAATGCATGAATTGCATTCTTTTACTTATTTTACAACACCCTGACTCTTAAAGTACGTCAACATAAAATAACTGCTTTGATTCATGAATGGATTGTTTAGCCTCTGCCTACGGGCTGACATCACTGTAATGTCTTTTGAAGCCTTTTCTGTTATTGTTTTAATAAGACTGAGTCCTCCAGTTGGATAGCTGAACAACTACCAACTGAATCTCTGATAtctctgcacacgcacacacacacacacacacacacacacacgcacacgcacacgccattAACACAATAGCTATGGAATAAAGTTATGGGAACGAAACCATTGGGTGAAGGAAGAGGACGACacacttctctctcttccctttgtcctgtccacctgtccttccgtccttctttccttctctttcgACGGAACGTCTTTTCTCGACAACTCTACTGTGGGTCGGGCAAGAGGACGATGAGGTTGATTAGGTGCGCGTTGCAGcattctgattggttgttggGTGCTAAGGAGACTTGTGTGGCTGTATATGTGccggggagaagaggaggggcgTGGCTGTGAGATCGGGAGGGGGTGGGGCTAAGATATCATCAGAATTTATTGGTTGATTGGTTAGTTGATTAGACAGGACAGGGATGGAGGTCAAGGTGCAAAGGTCGCAGTCGCGTCGTGACCTCATGCTTTTTTAGGTGGGGGGGCCAACTTGATGATCTCGTCTTCAGAGGGCTGGCGGATGATGTCTGAAAAAGAGGTTGAGACACACGGAAAATAGTGTTCACTATTGCAGTTGAGACCAGTTCACCTGAACCGGTCTCAACTGGAAATAACCTGAGCGGCAGAACCACAACAAACATGATATGGCTGAGCATCAAATGAAAGGGGCTAAGAACAGGTTGATTATGTGTAGATTAAGTCGGCATTGCTTCGATctttcaaaaaaagaaaagaaaaatcactaGGCCTACTAGGCAGAAACTTGGACATGAAAGCAGACGACGACACTCTGGCTCAAGAAGAGTTAACGGGACCGGTTGGCATAAACAACGACAAATCTAGGCCTGGTGTGGTCCGAATGCAATGCTAATCGCTTCGGAAGTTGAGTACTAAATTTCAAATccaagcgcacacacatactaaacTTAGACTGATGACGTGAAACGGCCAGAGCCATGCACTTTCTTTTTCACAGATTCTTCTTTCTCCTTgtattcagatttacatttcaaccCCTTTTCCTTTTTCCCTATTTTCTATTGCCCAGGTTTAAATAGTCTATTGCCCAGCTCACaatagtttaaaataaatattttttatttaaaaaatttcACTGCAGAGTACTCCTTGCAATTCCccaaagtacccctaggggtactttggGGATCGAGAACCATTGATCTTAATCGAGAACCATTGATCTCATGAGTAGCTCTCCGTGTCCGGAAGACAACCGCCGTAACGTAACAGAAAACACTGCTTATCTTCCCATCATGCACCTGCTGGTTCCAAGCACCGGGACGTGCAGTCTCAGAAGTTAAGTAAACTCATTAAGTTAACGTTGTCCCAACAACATCGTCGGGCCCCTTTGTGACTGACGAATCAGAGGAGAGCTACGCTGCCCCCTGCTGTACGTGGGGTGCGGTGCGCGGGCTCTACCTTTGTACTTCTTGGCGGAGGGGATGCGCGTGAGCTTGGTGTCGATCTCGTCGTCCTCGGAGATCTTGAGCACGGTGGTGCGGTACTCGATGACGCGCGTCAGCAGGTCGGGCCGCCGCGAGATCTCGAAGATGTGCTCGATGTACGACAGGTTGTCTGCAGGGGATCAGACGGGGCGGAGGGGGCGCTCTGCTTAGCCGagcctcatcgtcatcgtcttcatcatcatcatcatcatcatcatcatcatcatcatcatcatcatcatcatcatgtcaGCAGTGGAGTGTAGTGAGGGTATAGAGTGCAGCCCGACCTTTAAGGTGTTGTGTctatgg from Gadus morhua chromosome 17, gadMor3.0, whole genome shotgun sequence includes these protein-coding regions:
- the pea15 gene encoding astrocytic phosphoprotein PEA-15 — encoded protein: MAEYGSLLSDLSENITSEDLRQLKSACKEDIPEGESDHIACSRDWFTYLEERSKLAQDNLSYIEHIFEISRRPDLLTRVIEYRTTVLKISEDDEIDTKLTRIPSAKKYKDIIRQPSEDEIIKLAPPPKKA